From the Pseudorasbora parva isolate DD20220531a chromosome 2, ASM2467924v1, whole genome shotgun sequence genome, the window tgtctgcaaatccagcgttgacctgtgtcttgtttataAACGATTATCATGCTATCTTCAGCGTGTTCATTGCTCATTTAGATACACGAGTCGGTGGaaggggctacagaagcaggcgtaCATATTTATCTGTAGAACAGTGTTTCATCCTTCTAATAATCATTGATTAGAGAGcctcgtttgctgggcctggtgtctataaaagcttttcttttactaacaaggacattttcagctctgaaacttacaggatattattTTCTGTAAAGGTCAAAAGGTCATttttaccatgaccttttatatatcaatggcttaagggaaagttgatttctcaatttatcCCACCTTTAAATCAAGTCACATCACATATTGGATACATTTCTCAAGttcaaaataactcaaaagTGATTAAGTCAATTAAGAAATATCGGAAGAAGATGTACTCATTAAGAAGTGATTCAGTGACCAAATCCATGTAACCAGTTTGACGGTGGTGTATCACCAAGGCGTTAGCATTCAATCTCAGACGTTTCTTCAACTCACGGTTAATCTAACAGAGAGATAAGAAGGAAAATGATGAGTATTATTCAGTATGAAGCAGAACTGTTTTTTCCCAAACAAATGACTGAAAGAAATTCCTAGATAGACACTACCATTCACAAGTTTTGGGTTAGGATTTTTTTGTTTCTCAATGAAGTCTCTTACTGTATAACAAAGCTGCATACAGTAAAACCAGTAATATTGCTACATTTTTATAGATATAATAGATTTTTCTAATAGatttccagcatcattactccagtcttcagggtcacatgatccttcagaaatcactcttaTATGATTGGCGGCTTAAGATACATTTCTTATTGTTATGTatgctgaaaacagttgtgatgcttagtatttttgtggtattttttttataggatTATTTGAAGAATCGAAAgtttaaaaagaacagcatttatttattttaaaaaatcttgtaacaatgtaaaagttAAGCTATCTCtttcgtttaaaaaaaattcttactaaccctaaacttttgaCAGGTAGTCTATGTGTCTCTTACTTCCAAAAGGACCCGTCTAGGAAGCCGAGAGAGAATTCCGAGAGGGTATCCCTGCTGACTGATGACTTCAGCAAGATACTGGGCCACATCCTGACTGAGTTTCTGAGTCAAAGGAAAAGCTTCCACCCATTTGGAATGGTAGTCAGTCAGGGTcatgatgtgtgtgtgcttgtctACTGTCGGAGAGAACGGGCCTCTAACATCCAGCCCAAGCCATTCCCACCTCTCTTTAACCTGAGAGAAAGTTATTATTCTGATATGGTAAAAACATTTCTTGTTCTGTTCTATTATCTATAAAGGACACAACAAAGGTAACTAACTATATTGGCATCCACACCAAAGGACGATGGTGTTATAATGCTGCAGTTATGTTGTCTGCTGCTTTAAATGGATTTTGGATTTTCATTTTATCAATCGTTCATCAGCTGTGATTCCAGCAATATCATTCCTCAGTGTCTTTATCGTTATAGTTGTGGTGTGGACTtccttaattattattaaaacactcAAATTATGAATATAGGATTATGTCAAAAATGGAGCTTGAGTAAGggctattaaaaaataaaatgcaatagaTCTCTATGTACAGTGCAGCAAGATGCAAAAAGCATCTGATAGGTTAACTTGTCATCATCTTTCCCAAAATAAAATTCCCCAGAGACTTACCCCGAATAAATCTTCTTGATGTAAATAAAAGAATGTTGCAATGCAGTTCTTACCTCAATTATATGGGGTTTTGTTTGACCTAGAACGCCATACACCACATGAGGCATCTGATTAAGAAATAACAGGAAATGAATCATCAAATATATCATCTTGAAATGTATTAAACAGTACAACATGATTACTTACAATATTCAATTCATCATCTCCGGTCCAGTGAATGTTCTGAAGAAAAACAACAGACAAATGTTACTGGTGAACCAATTTTTTGTGCTTAGGAATGTAAGAATAAGATAATGTCTTTACTAGTGATGCACCGAATTTTCGTCCACAAAAAATGTTCAGCCGAAAACGGGCCAAAAGCGAATTTCCGGTTTTCGGCCGAAATACTTTTATCACTGAAACAATAAGGCCGAAATGTTGTGATGACGCGAACAGAAACCGCGACCTGCACATGCTTGAGTTCGTCTCAATCAGATCCCTAGTttagtagtcagggcactgataagggagtcagcccattgacttatgtcctgatcagtgccctgactactgaactagggacaCATCTATAATATGgattgtaacttgaaaataatgctttgtttatttttctgttgatgGATACACGTAATGTTACTGGCtccagcgataataaaagaaaaacgggcaaaacggtctctctttgtaaactttgttcaatgcatgcgagtgctgccgtatgagcgaatatgaccagtcatgTTCTCCGTCATCACCCGGATGTAGAGCCAGAAGATGTGAATGAGCTCGTGCACACTGTGAGAAAATCTGTCTATGTACAATCATCCAAAAGCGCACACTTGTCTCACAGCGTGCacatattgagttctctttcaagtcttgcgcttaaacggacaaactcacacaaaaagtatgtcaacatgtccatcttgatgagtatccaagacctagccttaagtgaactgtatacagtcgagaaagacgacacaTATCCGTTAAATAGGTCTTAAAAGGGCAGTAAACTTTACTCTGTTTCATGTCAAACtaaattatttgaaactttattattaatttatacaattgcaatgccttgatttttagtaaatgtACACAGTCATAGCAATAAATGCAATGGTTACTATTGGTAACAATTACTAATAATTGCCATAATTCCTTTCGGTGTTTCGGTTTTTGGTTTTCGACCTTGGTTTCCTTTTTTTCCGGTTTTCAGTCTCTGCCAAGTATATtaatttcggtgcatccctagtcttTACACACTTTTTATATGAAAACCAAATAGAAAAATGTTAATTACATTGGGCAAACAGTATCCACTGTGAAAGAAACTCGGTATAGTCATGCTTCTGTCCAGAGCTTCATCACCCAGGATGGTCCAAGGCGGGCTAAACAACAAAATGAACAGAACAACAATTTAAACAGAATAATATCAACACATATTGCATGCGTCTGAAGAGCAGCTGCAGACCTTTTTTCCATTTCAGTCAGCTGCTGTGTGGAAACGCTCTGTGGGTCTGCTCTCGTCCGGCTGGAACTATTTTCTGTATTGTTTGGGTATAAACTAATCTCTGTAGTTCGGTGCTCGGGTGTTTCTGAGTTAGATGTCTGCAAGGTTTCTGCGGTCATATCAGGTGCTGCTTGAAGAGAGGAGCTTGAGTCACCAACTATTCCCTAAAATTGCAAATGACAATGAAGAGGGAAATGTGGTCATCATTAATGAACAAGGCATTCAAAAGGCAGCTATACTAGTTAGTGATGGGTACGTTTGAAACACTGCTTTGTAAGCCTCAAAACCTTTTTGCTTGAACCAGTGATTCAAAGTCacatggattaaaaaaaaaaggcttcaTTACATCAAGTTACCTTTATTTTATAGGGTTATACAATA encodes:
- the zgc:163143 gene encoding uncharacterized protein zgc:163143, with amino-acid sequence MVLCCAYNCKNTDVSNKNVSFHKFPMKDPNLLKKWLKNLRWKDWKPTPNSKICSIHFEKKCFIEDGKRTRLHSWAVPTIFSFPSRYLERKVKINPRSRRALGIVGDSSSSLQAAPDMTAETLQTSNSETPEHRTTEISLYPNNTENSSSRTRADPQSVSTQQLTEMEKSPPWTILGDEALDRSMTIPSFFHSGYCLPNNIHWTGDDELNIMPHVVYGVLGQTKPHIIEVKERWEWLGLDVRGPFSPTVDKHTHIMTLTDYHSKWVEAFPLTQKLSQDVAQYLAEVISQQGYPLGILSRLPRRVLLEINRELKKRLRLNANALVIHHRQTGYMDLVTESLLNEMVDELVKKHSSIWHICLPAATLRLCCTNHPTTKEKPFTRMYVSDPPFSSSPRELPNNATDIRLSSFVIQTTEANNPGAVSETSVHCLRDQILSK